In the Streptomyces formicae genome, one interval contains:
- a CDS encoding acyl-CoA dehydrogenase — MGIGITQEQRELASAVRGWIARAVPPEERRALLDEPHGGGRPGYWDGLAEQGLLGVHLPEECGGGGGDLLDLAVVLEEAALAALPGPYAASSLAATVLHRAGARDLAAGLADGTRIGAVALGPGTLTAVSVPDGYVLDGTAPPVLSGGDADLLVLAAASAAGPVWLAVDADALTVRTQESADPTRPTAEVSARAAHVPAGRLLALDAATVRDLAAVVLAADACGTAAWALHTAAEHAKVREQFGRPIGQFQGVKHLCADMLVRVEQARALAWDAARAADEPPEVRGLVGALAAATALDAAHSCAKDCVQILGGIGFTWEHDAHLYLRRAVVARQLFGAGDAHRQRAVRLTEGGARRELRLALPREAEAYRARAREVIAGARGLDPAAARKALAPTGYAAPHLPEPYGIGAGPVQQLVIQEELAAAGVKLSELGIATWVVPSLLAYGTEEQRERFIAPTLRGELLWCQLFSEPGAGSDLASLRTKAERVEGGWRVNGQKVWTSAAQWADHGILLARTNPDAPKHKGLTYFLVDMKAAVSEGGQGIDVRPLKEITGDSLFNEVYFDDVLLPEDAVVGRVDDGWRVARDTLGNERVHMADQLTFDTGLEALIARAADLDGSYRARIGALAAEAHALACIGLRTTTQQVAGAEPGAGASVRKLVQTPHQQKVAELALELLGPAGAVREGAGERALHGFLMSRCLTIAGGTTQVQLNVVAERILGLPRD, encoded by the coding sequence ATGGGGATCGGAATCACGCAGGAGCAAAGGGAGTTGGCCTCGGCCGTGCGCGGCTGGATCGCGCGCGCCGTGCCACCCGAGGAGAGGCGCGCGCTGCTCGACGAGCCCCACGGGGGCGGCCGCCCCGGCTACTGGGACGGACTCGCCGAGCAAGGGCTGCTCGGGGTGCATCTGCCCGAGGAGTGCGGCGGCGGAGGCGGTGACCTGCTCGATCTCGCCGTCGTCCTGGAGGAGGCGGCCTTGGCCGCGCTCCCCGGGCCGTACGCGGCGAGCTCCCTGGCCGCCACCGTCCTGCACCGCGCGGGCGCCCGCGACCTGGCCGCCGGGCTCGCCGACGGCACCCGCATCGGCGCCGTCGCCCTGGGGCCCGGCACGCTCACCGCCGTCAGCGTCCCGGACGGCTACGTCCTGGACGGCACCGCGCCGCCCGTGCTCTCCGGCGGCGACGCCGACCTGCTCGTCCTGGCCGCCGCGTCCGCCGCGGGCCCGGTCTGGCTCGCCGTCGACGCCGACGCGCTGACCGTACGGACGCAGGAGAGCGCCGATCCGACCCGGCCGACCGCCGAGGTGAGCGCGCGGGCCGCGCACGTGCCCGCGGGGCGGCTGCTCGCCCTGGACGCGGCGACCGTGCGCGACCTGGCCGCTGTCGTGCTCGCCGCCGACGCCTGCGGCACCGCGGCCTGGGCGCTGCACACCGCGGCCGAACACGCCAAGGTGCGCGAGCAGTTCGGGCGGCCCATCGGGCAGTTCCAGGGCGTCAAGCACCTCTGCGCCGACATGCTCGTCCGCGTCGAGCAGGCCCGCGCCCTGGCCTGGGACGCGGCCCGCGCCGCCGACGAGCCGCCCGAGGTGCGCGGTCTGGTAGGCGCCCTCGCCGCCGCCACCGCGCTGGACGCCGCCCACTCCTGCGCCAAGGACTGTGTGCAGATCCTCGGCGGCATCGGCTTCACCTGGGAGCACGACGCGCACCTGTACCTGCGCAGGGCGGTCGTGGCGCGCCAGCTCTTCGGCGCCGGTGACGCGCACCGGCAGCGCGCCGTGCGGCTCACCGAGGGCGGTGCGCGCAGGGAGCTGCGGCTCGCGCTGCCGCGCGAGGCGGAGGCGTACCGCGCGCGGGCCCGCGAGGTGATCGCCGGGGCCCGCGGACTCGACCCCGCGGCGGCCCGCAAGGCCCTCGCGCCCACCGGCTACGCGGCCCCGCACCTGCCCGAGCCGTACGGCATCGGCGCGGGACCCGTCCAACAGCTCGTCATCCAGGAAGAGTTGGCGGCGGCGGGCGTCAAGCTCAGCGAACTCGGCATCGCGACCTGGGTGGTGCCTTCCCTCCTCGCGTACGGCACGGAAGAACAGCGGGAACGCTTCATCGCGCCCACTCTGCGCGGCGAGTTGCTCTGGTGCCAGCTCTTCAGCGAGCCGGGCGCGGGCTCCGACCTCGCCTCGCTGCGCACGAAGGCCGAACGCGTCGAAGGGGGCTGGCGCGTCAACGGCCAGAAGGTGTGGACGAGCGCGGCCCAGTGGGCGGACCACGGCATCCTGCTCGCCCGCACGAACCCCGACGCCCCCAAGCACAAAGGGCTCACGTACTTCCTCGTCGACATGAAGGCCGCGGTCTCCGAGGGGGGCCAGGGGATCGACGTCCGCCCGCTCAAGGAGATCACCGGCGACTCCCTCTTCAACGAGGTGTACTTCGACGACGTGCTGCTCCCCGAGGACGCGGTGGTCGGCCGGGTCGACGACGGCTGGCGGGTGGCCCGCGACACTCTCGGCAACGAACGCGTCCACATGGCCGACCAGTTGACCTTCGACACCGGCCTCGAAGCGCTCATCGCCCGCGCCGCAGACCTGGACGGCTCCTACCGCGCCCGCATCGGCGCGCTCGCCGCGGAGGCGCACGCGCTCGCCTGCATCGGCCTGCGGACCACCACCCAGCAGGTGGCGGGCGCGGAGCCGGGCGCGGGCGCCTCGGTGCGCAAGCTCGTCCAGACCCCGCACCAGCAGAAGGTCGCCGAACTCGCCCTCGAACTGCTCGGCCCCGCGGGCGCGGTGCGCGAGGGCGCGGGGGAGCGGGCGCTGCACGGCTTCCTGATGTCGCGCTGCCTGACCATCGCGGGCGGCACCACCCAGGTCCAGCTCAACGTCGTCGCCGAGCGGATCCTCGGCCTGCCGCGTGACTGA
- a CDS encoding ABC transporter ATP-binding protein, with protein sequence MTKTAAGAPPETPHAGPAVAFSQAVKSFGAVRAVDGLDLEIRTGETVALLGRNGAGKSTALSLLLGLNEPDAGSVRLFGHSPARAVAEGRVGAMLQEGRQVPRVTVRELVGFVARTYPAPMPLDRALGLAGIAELADRRVDKLSGGQMQRVRFAVALAGDPSLVVLDEPTAALDVEARHAFWTSMRSYALRGHTVLFSTHYLEEADAHADRILVIDRGRIVADGTGEQLRRAAGGGLVAFDLAGRPTEGLTELPGVLSLEVRGDRARLRTEDPDATVVALAALGAVRGIEVAPASLDDAFLALTSAHATPLETAR encoded by the coding sequence ATGACGAAGACAGCGGCCGGAGCCCCTCCGGAGACACCACACGCCGGGCCCGCGGTGGCCTTCTCGCAGGCGGTCAAGAGCTTCGGCGCCGTCCGCGCCGTGGACGGCCTCGACCTGGAGATACGCACCGGCGAGACCGTCGCGCTGCTCGGCCGCAACGGCGCGGGCAAGTCCACCGCCCTCTCCCTGCTGCTCGGCCTGAACGAGCCGGACGCGGGCTCGGTGCGGCTCTTCGGGCACTCCCCCGCGCGGGCCGTGGCCGAGGGACGGGTCGGCGCGATGCTCCAGGAGGGCCGCCAGGTGCCCCGCGTCACCGTCCGCGAACTGGTCGGCTTCGTCGCCCGCACCTACCCCGCGCCGATGCCCCTCGACCGGGCCCTCGGCCTCGCGGGCATCGCCGAACTCGCGGACCGGCGCGTGGACAAGCTGTCCGGGGGCCAGATGCAGCGGGTGCGGTTCGCCGTCGCGCTCGCCGGCGACCCCTCGCTCGTCGTCCTGGACGAGCCGACCGCCGCCCTCGACGTCGAGGCACGGCACGCCTTCTGGACCTCGATGCGGAGCTACGCCCTGCGCGGCCACACCGTGCTCTTCTCCACCCACTACCTGGAGGAGGCGGACGCGCACGCCGACCGGATCCTCGTCATCGACCGCGGCCGGATCGTCGCCGACGGCACCGGTGAGCAGTTGCGCCGTGCGGCGGGCGGCGGCCTGGTCGCCTTCGACCTGGCGGGCCGCCCCACCGAGGGCCTCACCGAACTGCCCGGCGTGCTCTCCCTGGAGGTGCGCGGCGACCGGGCCCGGCTGCGCACCGAGGACCCGGACGCCACGGTCGTGGCGCTCGCCGCGCTCGGCGCGGTCCGCGGCATCGAGGTCGCGCCCGCCTCCCTCGACGACGCCTTCCTCGCCCTCACCTCCGCCCACGCCACGCCTCTGGAGACCGCGCGATGA
- a CDS encoding sensor histidine kinase, which produces MSWKHRTTCRMREWQDARRAWKADWAEAKPAWRAKKKAGEIPEELGPPNGFALLPWLLMGMGAFSHLLQGKTPNPWIAGVGLLAFNSLYIAVVFRAFDKKSRTAPATLWALGALAAITIGLAAGYGGNWLMFFPLLGLATGAVVRGRGLGPVGLGLSALAGVIGGIREGWGAANIAYGTFLSVMVTAAILSLSETVRELRAAREELARTAVEKERLRFSRDLHDLLGHTLSVIVVKAEATRRLAPRDLDAALGQVSDIESVGRQALTEIREAVTGYREGSLATELDRARDLLGAAGIEAVVRQSGPPLAPETATLLGWVVRESATNVVRHSGAARCDIEVTGTAERTRLTITDDGRGTGEGPPGSGLKGLAERLAAAGGSLESGPAPRTGFRVTAELPVTETDPVPA; this is translated from the coding sequence GTGTCCTGGAAGCACCGGACCACCTGCCGGATGCGGGAGTGGCAGGACGCCCGCCGGGCGTGGAAGGCCGACTGGGCCGAGGCCAAGCCCGCGTGGCGCGCCAAGAAGAAGGCGGGCGAGATCCCGGAGGAGCTCGGTCCGCCCAACGGCTTCGCCCTGCTGCCCTGGCTGCTCATGGGCATGGGCGCCTTCTCCCACCTGCTCCAGGGCAAGACCCCCAACCCGTGGATCGCGGGCGTGGGCCTGCTCGCCTTCAACTCCCTCTACATCGCCGTCGTGTTCCGCGCCTTCGACAAGAAGTCGCGGACCGCGCCCGCCACTCTCTGGGCGCTCGGCGCCCTGGCCGCGATCACCATCGGCCTCGCCGCGGGCTACGGCGGCAACTGGCTGATGTTCTTCCCGCTGCTCGGCCTCGCCACCGGAGCCGTCGTCCGGGGCCGCGGGCTCGGCCCCGTCGGCCTCGGGCTCAGCGCCCTCGCGGGCGTCATCGGCGGGATCAGGGAGGGGTGGGGCGCGGCGAACATCGCGTACGGGACGTTCCTGTCCGTGATGGTGACCGCGGCGATCCTCTCCCTCTCCGAGACGGTCCGCGAGCTGCGCGCCGCCCGCGAGGAACTGGCCCGCACCGCCGTCGAGAAGGAACGCCTGCGCTTCTCCCGCGACCTGCACGACCTGCTCGGCCACACGCTCTCCGTGATCGTGGTGAAGGCCGAGGCCACTCGCCGCCTCGCCCCGCGCGACCTGGACGCGGCGCTGGGCCAGGTCTCCGACATCGAGTCCGTCGGGCGGCAGGCGCTCACCGAGATCCGCGAGGCCGTCACCGGCTACCGCGAGGGCAGCCTCGCCACGGAGCTCGACCGTGCCCGCGATCTGCTCGGCGCGGCGGGCATCGAGGCGGTCGTACGCCAGTCGGGCCCGCCGCTCGCCCCGGAGACGGCGACGCTCCTGGGCTGGGTGGTGCGCGAGTCCGCCACCAACGTCGTACGGCACTCCGGCGCGGCCCGCTGCGACATCGAGGTCACCGGGACCGCCGAACGGACCCGGCTCACGATCACCGACGACGGACGCGGCACGGGCGAGGGCCCGCCGGGCAGCGGCCTCAAGGGCCTGGCCGAACGGCTCGCCGCGGCGGGCGGCTCCCTGGAGTCGGGCCCCGCACCGCGCACGGGCTTCCGCGTCACCGCGGAACTCCCGGTCACTGAGACGGATCCGGTCCCGGCGTAG
- a CDS encoding response regulator transcription factor → MPRDHRPMKSVRVLLAEDQGMMRGALALLLGMEPDIEVVAQVGAGDEIVSAALDSRPDVALLDIELPNRSGLDAAADLREECPDCRVLILTTFGRPGYLRRAMEAGAVGFLVKDGPVEDLAEAIRRALRGETVIDPALAAAALSAGPSPLTTREADVLKAAVDGATVADIAGKVHLSESTVRNYLSAAIGKTGTRNRMEAVREARQRGWL, encoded by the coding sequence ATGCCGCGGGACCACCGCCCGATGAAGTCCGTGAGAGTCCTCCTCGCCGAGGACCAGGGCATGATGCGGGGCGCGCTCGCGCTGTTGCTCGGGATGGAGCCCGACATCGAGGTCGTCGCGCAGGTCGGGGCGGGGGACGAGATCGTTTCCGCGGCCCTGGACAGCCGCCCGGACGTGGCCCTGCTCGACATCGAGCTGCCGAACCGCAGCGGCCTGGACGCCGCGGCCGATCTGCGGGAGGAGTGCCCCGACTGCCGGGTCCTGATCCTCACCACGTTCGGCAGGCCCGGCTATCTGCGCCGCGCGATGGAGGCGGGCGCGGTCGGCTTCCTGGTCAAGGACGGGCCCGTGGAGGATCTCGCCGAGGCGATCCGCCGTGCGCTGCGCGGCGAGACCGTCATCGACCCGGCGCTCGCCGCCGCCGCGCTGAGCGCGGGCCCCAGCCCCCTGACCACCCGCGAGGCGGACGTCCTGAAGGCCGCGGTGGACGGGGCCACGGTCGCCGACATCGCGGGCAAGGTGCACCTGTCGGAGTCGACGGTGCGCAACTACCTGTCGGCGGCCATCGGCAAGACCGGCACGCGGAACCGCATGGAAGCGGTCCGCGAGGCGAGGCAGCGGGGCTGGCTGTGA
- a CDS encoding MFS transporter gives MTVMAQTSPDTYITADPPTAPGKKSAPMWAVLLAACAGQFLVVLDVSVVNTALPSMRADLGMSPLGLQWVVNAYSIAFAGFMLLGGRAGDLFGRKRMFLVGLALFTAASLAGGLAQADWQLLAARAVQGLGAAVLAPSTLTILTSAVPEGPARVRAIGTWSAVGAGGGAAGGLVGGVLTDLLSWRWVLLINVPIGALVILAGAAWLSESRASGTRRIDLPGAILVTAGLATLAYGIVQTEQKGWTAAETLLPLAAGLVLLAAFLLVEARTKEPLMPLKLFRVRSVSAANAAMFVCGGGMFAMWYFMTLYAQNVLDYSPMKAGLALIPSSLTIVLGSKLAPRLMPVIGAKNVSVIGIVIAAAGFGWQSTMTADGAYVTAIMLPGIVMMLGAGLASTPLASLATSGAQPKDAGLVSGLINTSRTMGGSLGLAVLSTVAATTMAGSTTPQALTEGYAAAFRTSGFILLAGVVVMLLWMPGERSSARRRGGN, from the coding sequence ATGACTGTCATGGCTCAGACGTCCCCCGACACTTACATAACCGCCGACCCGCCCACCGCCCCCGGCAAGAAGTCCGCCCCCATGTGGGCCGTGCTGCTCGCCGCCTGTGCGGGACAGTTCCTCGTCGTCCTCGACGTCTCCGTGGTCAACACCGCGCTGCCGTCGATGCGGGCCGACCTCGGCATGAGCCCCCTGGGGCTCCAGTGGGTCGTCAACGCCTATTCCATCGCCTTCGCGGGCTTCATGCTGCTCGGCGGGCGCGCCGGTGACCTCTTCGGGCGCAAGCGGATGTTCCTCGTCGGGCTCGCCCTGTTCACCGCGGCCTCGCTCGCGGGCGGGCTCGCGCAGGCCGACTGGCAGTTGCTCGCGGCGCGGGCCGTGCAGGGCCTCGGCGCCGCGGTGCTCGCCCCCTCGACCCTGACGATCCTCACCTCCGCGGTGCCCGAGGGCCCGGCGCGGGTCAGGGCGATCGGCACCTGGTCCGCGGTGGGCGCGGGCGGCGGCGCGGCCGGTGGCCTGGTCGGCGGCGTCCTGACCGACCTGCTGTCCTGGCGCTGGGTGCTGCTGATCAACGTGCCGATCGGCGCGCTGGTGATCCTCGCGGGGGCGGCCTGGCTGAGCGAGAGCCGCGCGAGCGGCACGCGCCGGATCGACCTGCCCGGCGCGATCCTGGTGACGGCGGGGCTCGCGACCCTGGCGTACGGCATCGTGCAGACCGAGCAGAAGGGCTGGACGGCGGCGGAGACCCTGCTGCCGCTGGCCGCGGGGCTCGTGCTGCTCGCCGCGTTCCTGCTGGTGGAGGCGCGCACCAAGGAGCCGCTGATGCCGCTGAAGCTCTTCAGGGTGCGCTCGGTGTCGGCCGCGAACGCCGCGATGTTCGTGTGCGGCGGCGGCATGTTCGCCATGTGGTACTTCATGACGCTGTACGCCCAGAACGTCCTCGACTACTCGCCGATGAAGGCGGGCCTCGCGCTCATCCCGTCGTCGCTGACCATCGTCCTCGGCTCGAAGCTCGCGCCGCGTCTGATGCCGGTGATCGGCGCCAAGAACGTCTCGGTCATCGGCATCGTCATCGCGGCGGCCGGGTTCGGCTGGCAGTCGACCATGACGGCCGACGGGGCGTACGTCACCGCGATCATGCTGCCCGGCATCGTGATGATGCTCGGCGCGGGCCTCGCCTCCACGCCGCTCGCCTCGCTCGCCACGTCGGGCGCGCAGCCGAAGGACGCGGGCCTCGTCTCCGGCCTGATCAACACCTCGCGCACGATGGGCGGTTCGCTGGGCCTCGCGGTGCTCTCCACGGTGGCGGCGACCACCATGGCCGGTTCGACCACGCCGCAGGCGCTGACCGAGGGCTACGCGGCGGCGTTCCGTACGAGTGGGTTCATCCTGCTCGCGGGGGTCGTGGTGATGCTGCTGTGGATGCCGGGGGAACGCTCCTCCGCTCGGCGGCGCGGCGGGAACTGA
- a CDS encoding class I SAM-dependent methyltransferase, with amino-acid sequence MPRGEGLALYAAAAEAATLGLPLLEVGTYCGRSTILLADAARRGGVSAITVDHHRGSEEQQPGWEYHDPETVDPEVGRMDTLPTFRRTLHAAGIEDHVIAIVGRSPQVAKAWGGPLGFVFIDGGHTDEHATADYEGWAPHLADGGLLVIHDVFPDPVDIMTGQAPYRVYLRALESGAFTEVAAVDSLRVLRRTGAGT; translated from the coding sequence ATGCCCCGGGGCGAGGGCCTCGCCCTGTACGCGGCCGCGGCGGAAGCCGCCACGCTCGGGCTGCCGCTGCTCGAAGTCGGCACGTACTGCGGGCGCTCCACGATCCTGCTCGCCGACGCCGCACGCCGGGGCGGAGTGAGCGCGATCACCGTGGACCACCACCGCGGCAGCGAGGAGCAGCAGCCCGGCTGGGAGTACCACGACCCGGAGACGGTGGACCCCGAGGTCGGCCGGATGGACACGCTGCCCACCTTCCGCCGCACCCTGCACGCGGCGGGCATCGAGGACCACGTGATCGCGATCGTCGGCCGCTCGCCGCAGGTGGCGAAGGCGTGGGGCGGACCGCTCGGCTTCGTGTTCATCGACGGCGGCCACACCGACGAGCACGCCACGGCCGACTACGAGGGCTGGGCCCCGCACCTCGCCGACGGCGGCCTCCTCGTCATCCACGACGTCTTCCCCGACCCGGTCGACATCATGACCGGACAGGCCCCGTACCGCGTCTACCTCAGGGCCCTGGAGTCCGGCGCGTTCACCGAGGTCGCAGCGGTGGACTCGCTGCGCGTGCTGCGCCGAACGGGAGCGGGGACCTGA
- a CDS encoding lipid-transfer protein: MKAYIVGVGMTKFEKPETRDWQYWDMAKEAGTKALDDAGISYEDVEQVPVGYCFQVSTAGQRAAYELGLTGVPVYNVNNNCATASTALMMARQFVEGGLNDCVLALGFEKMARGSLGGGGEGDFKTSPVARHYGIMATRHGFEMTPPTAQIFGNAAREHMEKYGTTEAQLAAVGAKNHRHSVNNPYAQFQDAYTVDEVLAAKTIHRPLTKLQCSPTSDGSAAAVVVSERFVERHGLEGRAVEIAAQAMTTDTGESFASGSCVDAVGQPMSREAARQVYDRAGLGIEDVDVIELHDCFSVNELLTYEALGMCAPGESGKLVESGATTYGGRWVVNPSGGLISKGHPLGATGIAQVAELTWQLRGEAAARQVEGARVGLAHNIGLGGAAVVTLLRREA, from the coding sequence ATGAAGGCGTACATCGTCGGCGTCGGGATGACCAAGTTCGAGAAGCCCGAGACGCGTGACTGGCAGTACTGGGACATGGCGAAGGAGGCGGGCACCAAGGCCCTCGACGACGCCGGGATCTCCTACGAGGACGTGGAACAGGTCCCCGTCGGCTACTGCTTCCAGGTCTCGACGGCCGGGCAGCGCGCCGCCTACGAACTGGGGCTGACCGGCGTCCCCGTCTACAACGTCAACAACAACTGCGCGACCGCGTCGACCGCGCTGATGATGGCGCGGCAGTTCGTCGAGGGCGGCCTCAACGACTGCGTGCTGGCGCTCGGCTTCGAGAAGATGGCGCGCGGCTCGCTCGGAGGCGGCGGCGAGGGCGACTTCAAGACGTCACCCGTCGCCCGCCACTACGGGATCATGGCCACGCGCCACGGCTTCGAGATGACCCCGCCCACCGCGCAGATCTTCGGCAACGCGGCCCGCGAGCACATGGAGAAGTACGGCACGACCGAGGCGCAGCTCGCCGCGGTCGGCGCCAAGAACCACCGGCACTCGGTGAACAACCCCTACGCCCAGTTCCAGGACGCGTACACCGTCGACGAGGTCCTCGCCGCCAAGACCATCCACCGCCCGCTCACCAAGCTCCAGTGCTCCCCGACGTCGGACGGCTCGGCGGCCGCGGTCGTCGTCTCCGAACGCTTCGTGGAGCGGCATGGCCTCGAAGGCCGCGCCGTGGAGATCGCCGCCCAGGCCATGACGACGGACACCGGCGAGTCCTTCGCGTCGGGGTCGTGCGTCGACGCCGTCGGCCAGCCGATGTCACGGGAGGCCGCGCGTCAGGTGTACGACAGGGCGGGGCTCGGCATCGAGGACGTGGACGTCATCGAGCTGCACGACTGCTTCTCCGTCAACGAACTCCTGACGTACGAGGCGCTCGGCATGTGCGCGCCCGGTGAGTCCGGCAAGCTCGTCGAGAGCGGCGCGACGACCTACGGCGGCCGCTGGGTGGTGAACCCCTCGGGCGGTCTCATCTCCAAGGGCCACCCCCTCGGCGCGACGGGCATCGCCCAAGTCGCCGAACTGACCTGGCAGTTGCGGGGCGAGGCGGCGGCGCGACAGGTCGAGGGGGCGCGGGTGGGGCTCGCGCACAACATCGGGCTCGGCGGGGCGGCGGTGGTGACGCTGCTGCGACGGGAGGCGTGA
- a CDS encoding ABC transporter permease — MIDYVRLEVRRTLRDTTFVVFGTGMPVLMYLLFTNIGGGDGDQGWKTGTMVGMAAYGALGSALATGTGVAEDKSIGWLRQLRITPMRPRDVVVGRALAGSMTVLPSVAVVLTAGALVNDVRLGAGQWLALLLFLWLGALPFTLLGIGNGYRLTAQTTGVVNTACNLGLAVVGGLWFPVSEFPGWLRAIGAYTPAHRFADLGWSAADGNAPGLGTVAVLAAWLLAFGSYAVVSYRRAARTV, encoded by the coding sequence ATCATCGACTACGTCCGGCTCGAAGTGCGCAGGACCCTGCGCGACACCACCTTCGTGGTCTTCGGAACCGGCATGCCGGTCCTGATGTACCTCCTGTTCACCAACATCGGCGGCGGCGACGGCGACCAGGGCTGGAAGACCGGCACCATGGTCGGCATGGCCGCGTACGGCGCGCTCGGCTCGGCGCTCGCCACCGGCACCGGCGTCGCCGAGGACAAGTCGATCGGCTGGCTGCGGCAGTTGCGGATCACGCCGATGCGGCCGCGGGACGTGGTGGTCGGCAGGGCCCTCGCGGGATCCATGACGGTGCTGCCCTCCGTCGCCGTGGTGCTCACGGCGGGCGCCCTGGTCAACGACGTACGGCTGGGCGCGGGACAGTGGCTGGCGCTGCTGCTCTTCCTCTGGCTGGGCGCGCTGCCCTTCACGCTGCTCGGCATCGGCAACGGCTACCGCCTGACGGCCCAGACCACCGGCGTGGTGAACACGGCCTGCAACCTCGGGCTCGCGGTCGTCGGCGGCCTGTGGTTCCCGGTGAGCGAGTTCCCCGGCTGGCTCCGCGCGATCGGCGCGTACACGCCCGCCCACCGCTTCGCCGACCTCGGCTGGTCCGCGGCCGACGGGAACGCGCCGGGGCTCGGCACGGTCGCGGTGCTCGCCGCCTGGCTGCTGGCCTTCGGTTCGTACGCTGTGGTCTCGTACCGCAGGGCCGCGCGGACCGTGTGA
- a CDS encoding MFS transporter has protein sequence MSMTATPPRGIRGVVPVLAFSGIVVAVMQTLLVPVIKDLPTLLSTAPSNATWVMTSTLLAGAVSTPIMGRLGDLFGKRRMLLSSLAVMVVGSLICGFTDDLVVMIVGRALQGFAMGAIPLGIGLMRDMLPREKLGSSMALMSSSVGVGGGLALPLAALTAQHTDWHALFFGAAGLGVLSMVLTFLFVPESPLRAPGSFDVLGAIGLSAGLVLFLLPITKGSDWGWSSGTTLGLFGAAAVVLLLWGLMELRVKAPLVDLRTTARREVLLTNLASIMVGVAFYAISLVLPQLLQLPEATGYGLGQSMVVAGLCVAPLGLTMMFMAPVYARLSAKYGPKVTLILGMLIIAIGYGAGLGLMSAAWQTVVISVAVGAGIGLAYSSLPALIIGAVDPSETGAANGLNTLMRSIGTSVSSAVIGMVLANTANHVGGVDVPTLHGFRVSFLIATGAVAVGLLFALFLPSARRSTKPQLRASSEEDANLERATEVLAGFHGQVHGADGGPLARAKVTLIDRRGKQAGAALTDAEGRYSLAVPADGSYVLAATASGHAPHASAAAHPGDDRAVRVDLALAGAGSPTQDGSDVPA, from the coding sequence ATGTCGATGACCGCGACCCCACCACGCGGCATACGCGGAGTCGTCCCCGTTCTCGCCTTCTCCGGCATCGTCGTCGCGGTCATGCAGACCCTGCTCGTGCCGGTCATCAAGGACCTGCCGACCCTGCTGAGCACCGCGCCCTCGAACGCCACCTGGGTCATGACCTCGACCCTGCTCGCCGGTGCCGTGTCCACCCCGATCATGGGGCGCCTCGGTGACCTCTTCGGCAAGCGCCGGATGCTGCTCAGCAGCCTCGCCGTGATGGTCGTCGGCTCGCTGATCTGCGGATTCACCGACGATCTCGTGGTGATGATCGTCGGCCGCGCGCTCCAGGGCTTCGCGATGGGCGCCATCCCGCTCGGCATCGGCCTGATGCGCGACATGCTGCCGCGCGAGAAGCTCGGCTCCTCGATGGCGCTGATGAGCTCGTCCGTCGGCGTCGGCGGCGGCCTCGCACTGCCGCTCGCCGCCCTGACCGCGCAGCACACCGACTGGCACGCGCTGTTCTTCGGCGCCGCCGGTCTCGGCGTCCTCTCCATGGTGCTCACCTTCCTGTTCGTGCCGGAGAGCCCGCTGCGCGCACCGGGCAGCTTCGACGTGCTCGGCGCGATCGGCCTCTCCGCCGGGCTCGTCCTCTTCCTGCTGCCCATCACCAAGGGCAGCGACTGGGGCTGGAGCTCGGGCACCACGCTCGGACTCTTCGGCGCCGCTGCCGTCGTGCTCCTCCTCTGGGGCCTGATGGAGCTGCGGGTCAAGGCGCCGCTGGTCGACCTGCGCACCACGGCACGGCGTGAGGTGCTGCTCACCAACCTCGCCTCGATCATGGTCGGTGTCGCCTTCTACGCCATCTCACTGGTCCTTCCGCAGCTCCTCCAGCTGCCGGAGGCCACCGGCTACGGGCTCGGCCAGTCGATGGTCGTCGCGGGCCTGTGCGTGGCGCCGCTCGGCCTGACGATGATGTTCATGGCGCCGGTCTACGCCCGCCTCTCGGCGAAGTACGGCCCGAAGGTCACCCTGATCCTCGGCATGCTGATCATCGCGATCGGCTACGGCGCGGGCCTCGGCCTGATGAGCGCCGCCTGGCAGACCGTCGTCATCTCGGTGGCCGTCGGCGCGGGCATCGGCCTCGCCTACTCCTCGCTGCCCGCCCTGATCATCGGTGCGGTCGACCCGTCCGAGACCGGCGCGGCCAACGGGCTCAACACCCTGATGCGCTCCATCGGTACGTCCGTGTCCAGCGCGGTCATCGGCATGGTCCTCGCCAACACGGCGAACCACGTCGGCGGTGTCGACGTGCCCACCCTGCACGGCTTCCGCGTCTCGTTCCTGATCGCCACGGGCGCGGTCGCGGTCGGTCTGCTCTTCGCCCTCTTCCTCCCCTCCGCACGCCGCTCGACCAAGCCGCAGCTGCGCGCGAGCAGCGAGGAGGACGCCAACCTGGAGCGCGCCACGGAGGTCCTCGCGGGGTTCCACGGGCAGGTGCACGGCGCGGACGGGGGGCCGCTCGCGCGGGCCAAGGTGACGTTGATCGACCGGCGCGGCAAGCAGGCGGGTGCCGCCCTCACGGATGCGGAGGGCCGCTACTCCCTGGCGGTGCCCGCGGACGGTTCCTACGTCCTCGCGGCCACGGCCAGCGGGCACGCGCCGCATGCCTCCGCGGCGGCGCATCCCGGGGACGACCGGGCGGTGCGGGTCGACTTGGCGTTGGCCGGGGCCGGGTCCCCGACGCAGGACGGGAGCGACGTCCCCGCGTGA